Proteins encoded by one window of Chroogloeocystis siderophila 5.2 s.c.1:
- a CDS encoding AzlD domain-containing protein — protein MNIWIIILLAGLGTYLMRSVGIWATKPIQSPWLHHIPFAVILVMAISGIIDLSQTPQTTKSAIAATVIVITASVFQLPLVLRIVLGCLVFGAIA, from the coding sequence ATGAATATCTGGATAATCATTCTACTAGCTGGCTTAGGCACCTACCTAATGCGTAGCGTTGGTATTTGGGCAACAAAACCAATACAATCTCCGTGGTTGCATCACATCCCCTTCGCCGTCATTCTCGTTATGGCAATTAGTGGTATTATCGATTTGAGTCAAACACCACAAACAACCAAAAGCGCGATCGCCGCAACCGTCATTGTCATCACCGCCAGCGTCTTCCAACTACCACTTGTTTTACGCATCGTCCTAGGTTGTCTTGTGTTTGGGGCAATAGCCTAA